GCGTGGGCCCCGACTGTAAGTATGGTGCTCAGGATGTGGTCTCCCCGATCTGCCACTTGCGTGGAGAGCCACGCCAGGACCAAGGCCAAGACCAGGAGTAACACACCGCTTACTGCAGCCACCTCGTCTCCCATCCCATCCATTGTCAGTGCACACACCGCCATCTCTGTCCTTAGTGTCTGTGGTAAAGCAAAAGAGAAGTGAAAATAGTGCATAGCTACATATGAGTAGAAAGCCTATGAGCAGAGACCTGTATTACAAATGTCCGAGACAGAGACCTGTATTACAAATGTCCGAGACAGAGACCTGTATTACATCTGTCAGGGACAGAGACCTGTATTACAAATGTCAGGGACAGAGACCTGTATTATAACTGTCAGGGACAGAGACCTGTATTACATCTGTCAGGGACAGAGACCTGTATTACAACTGTCAGGGACAGAGACCTGTACTACATCTGTCAGGGACAGAGACCTGTATTACATCTGTCAGGGACAGAGACCTGTATTACATCTGTCAGGGACAGAGACCTGTATTACATCTGTCAGGGACAGAGACCTGTATTACAACTGTCAGAGACAGAGACCTGTATTACAACTGTCAGGGACAGAGACCTGTATTACATCTGTCAGGGACAGAGACCTGTATTATAACTGTCAGGGACAGAGACCTGTATTACATCTGTCAGGGACAGAGACCTGTATTACAACTGTCAGAGACAGAGACCTGTATTACAACTGTCAGAGACAGAGACCTGTATTACATCTGTCAGGGACAGAGACCTGTATTACATCTGTCAGGGACAGAGACCTGTATTACATCTGTCAGGGACAGAGACCTGTATTACAACTGTCAGGGACAGAGACCTGTATTACATCTGTCAGGGACAGAGACCTGTATTACATCTGTCAGAGACAGAGACCTGTATTACAACTGTCAGAGACAGAGACCTGTATTACAACTGTCAGGGACAGAGACCTGTATTACATCTGTCAGGGACAGAGACCTGTATTACATCTGTCAGGGACAGAGACCTGTATTATAACTGTCAGGGACAGAGGTGAAGTGCTACTTCAAAGCAACCGTCTATAGTTTCTAAAGTGATGGCCTGGCAATGTTGTCACAAAAGTTAGCTAGCAAACCGTAGCTAACCATCGAACTAATGTCAACCCAGTTAAAAAACGTCACTAATGTGTTTACTACTACATTGTGCATCCGTTGGAGAACTAGCTAGATACAGAAGAAAAATGTTTTTCAATGTTTATGCAAACGTTAGAAGACATATTGGAGGTTAACTAGCTAGGTattaggtaagctagctagctagtaatagCAACAAGGACGACCTTCGTTTGCTAACTTCCACTAAATTGTCAAAATGCTTTCTATAGATGTTCTAATTAAATGCACACACCAGTTATATACGCATTTGAATACAAGAGGTGCGCTTACCTGCTATGTAGTCAAATCATGTTTGACGACATGCTACCATGCTAATTTAGCCACAGCCCCGATAATAAAACTGGAGGGCCACATAAACACAGATGACGTTACGCCACCAGCGCGTAGGTCGGTTAGTGCTTtcagggatccttgggacgtccaacTCTTGTGTAGCTGGCACGCAAACGGGCACAAGCAAGGAAACAAATAATGGTATAaatctaaaatattaaaaagtggcttcctctcctcgcATTCTCTCTCCTTCATGTGCTGAAAATAGAGTACAGATGAAAGCAATAGTGTACCTGTGGTGGGTGGTTGCTTTCACCTGTGCAGATGAAGCAGCCTGGGAAGTAGTTAAGAGTCATACAGTCTGAGTTGTTGTCAATACATTCTGAGATGTCTTTTCATTCCTACCAATCGTCCATACAAATACAATTCATACAAGAACATAAATTAGTTCAGAAAAATAGTATCACATTTTCATATGCAAAATTGAAAGTTGATTTATTAATACAGAAAACACAAATTATTGCAACCATTCTTTTAGTTATTGTAAATGCAAATCCTTCTCTCTCTTGGCTTCTGTCCCATGTGTTCCACTTTATTCACTGGATCTCCCCGTCATTCCGAAGTAGTAGATACTCCATCAGAGAGCTGGGGATGTCCAATCTACTGATAGCTGCGTCGATACCTTTTCCTAAGTGGCGGCGCAGAGCACAGCGGCACAGATGCTGCAGGGAGCGGGGCTGGCTAGTCATCTGCCTCACAGAGTCAAAGAAACCCTGGTGCGTCTGGGAGAGATGGTGAGGGATGGTGagggaaagggaagaggacattAGATGGCTCAGGCAGTGAAGGAGAGAGCTGAAAACAGAGGAAAGACAAACCTCATGTATCTCAAGAGGGATAGACTGCATCCATTCCTCACAGGAAGGGACAACAGCATAGCAGTTCAGCATTACCTCCAGAGTggcaggggagaggaggcagAGTTTCAGCATCTATATGGAGGAAATCtgtgggttattattattattatcgtgCCCTCCAAAATATATTGtctatgtagaattgcagggaattagctttaaaaaaaaatcattgcaCCCCTAAATGAAATACAATCAAGCTTTTGCTGGTGCACATATTTCATCCCAATAAAATATCATGAAATGGGCCCAAATGCAGCCTCCAACTGGCATTTTTACACCCAGCTTGGCCCATCTCACTTTTCCAATTGCCCACCCTGACATACCAAGCTTTTACCGGCCTTGGCCCCGTGGTTTAGGAGGGAGCGTGCTACAGCCTCAGGATGCTGGTCTGGATAGTCCTCTACCACCTGCAGACAGGAGAAGGAGAATAAGTCTGTCTTATCTACCACTGACTGATTATGAAAATTATAAATATAATTAAATAACCTTATGTCCAAATGGATCTTACACTATGACCACAGAACTCTCcttaggcccccccccccccatatggcCCACCCTTAACCCCACCTGTAACAGACAGTCCATGCAGTATCCCGCACAGTTCTGCACATCTGCTTTGGCTCCATGTTGGAGTAAAATTTCTGCAATGCGTGGGCTGCAGTTACTACAGGCATTGTGTAGAGGTGTGTGGTGTTTCCTGCCTGCAGTGCAGGGCTCAGCCCCAGCTCCCAGCAGCATCTGGACCACACGGAGGTACCGCCCAGCCTCGGCAGGCCTCTCAGCCCCACCACAGGCTGCATTCAGGGGGGTCTCCCCCTCACGGTTCCTGGCTGACACGTCAGCTCCATGGGACAGAAAGAGCTTCACATGCTCCTCCAGACCCCGACGAGCCACCACATGGAGGGGCGTTAGCTTTGTTTCACTGGTCAACACATTGACCTCTGCCCCACCCGTAACCAGCAGCTCAGCACACCTGAAGAGAGTAGAGACACAACCTTATGATCTTATCATTCATTAGCACCCACATCAACAGACCCGCCTGCCATATAACTTTTGAAACATTCCGCTATCTATAAATAATAGAAATGATCACCAGGCATAGTGTCAGTATGGCTAAGAGCGCTGTAACTCACTGAAATGTCTGGGCTGTGTTGCAGAGGTGAAGGGGTGCACTGCTGTCTTCTGCCAGCAGGTCAGGGTCTGCTCCATGGGATAGCAGCAGCTGGATACAGCTGTCATGGCCACCTATACAGGCATCATGCAGGGCTGTGCTGCCACCAGGGTCAGCATCCACCTCCGCCCCTCGAAACAGAAGCTCCTCCACACAGCCTGAGTGTCCCTTGCTGGCTGCCAGACGCAATGCAGATGTCTGCTTGATCTTGGAGCTCATGGTCCACATCCCtgtcagagggacagagagtatGTACATTATTTACCTAGCAGATGCTCATAGCCAGAGAGGCTTAGGAATGTTTAGAGGATAGAATAAAGAGAGTCGATGAGCAGTGATTGGGGAATGATTGGAAGATCTATAAGAAAGGCACAGATAGGTCTAACAAAAAGACAACAGTGAAGCATACAGTAAAAGTGAGTTTCTATTCTCTGCGTTTGACACCTACCCAGCTCTGGAGCCCACACCATCTCCTCATGTACTGTTTCCATCAGTGCGTTGACCATGCAGGGGTCCTTTAACACAGTGTGCACTCCCTTCATGTCCCCACACATGAATGTGTTGTGGATTGTGGTGTCTCTGCATCGGGCCTCATAGACCCGGATCTCCTGGAGGCCCCGCTGCTGTCTGGGAGGGGGTCTGGAGGCCCGGGACACAGGTGGCCGGCTCATGGCCCTCCTGTGAGCCAATGCCTGCCGCTTATCCTCCCACTCCTGGAGCTCCTGATCCACTTTCAGAGAATGCAAGGCGGCTGAGCTGAAGGTAAATGTGTCCCTGGACATGACACCCAAAGCTGGAGCAGAATCTCAAGCAACCCACTGAGGTCTTTGAGCAACACATTTGAAACAGTTCCAATTTTAGTTGCTTACAGTGGACACAACATGACTCAGTGCAGCAAATTTGACTTAGACACTGACAAAAACCTACTGTTATGGCCAATACTAAACGAAAATCAAGTCAGAGACAACAGAGATGACAATTTATTTTGTCTCTGGTCTTTGAAGATTGCATTTACATAGTATCAATGTTGTGTGAATATAGAATTCTACTCACCTTGAACTTGTAACCGCTgtgaattcagatttttttcatgTGAACTCAGGTAAGTTACTATACAAAATATAGTACATTTTCTGTTGTGGATAATGTAATTTGCTTTCGACTACTTCATGGCGTGTTTTACAGACACCTCCAATGTCCTTTCGCAAGAAATTGTTGCCCCAATACAAGTTTCGTGCCTGTTATAAATAGACGGGGAACTGCATTAACTGAGATAGTCAGCAGGTGGCGACAAGTGACGACCCATCTCGCGAACGTCACGCAACGTAAACATTGATTACGTAATTACGTTCTACTTGAACGTGGCGGTGCCAATCTCACAAAATTTCTTTCTTTGCTTgaaaagttatatttttcttTACGGCAGCAAGTACTGGATGGCAGAATGAAATGACATCTACACTTTCGATTGATCTTATGTATCAATGTAAATAGACAGAAAAGACATTCGACACGAGATCGCATGACTGCTATGGTAAGAATCAGTCATGTTTGTTTGCTAGTTTTGGTCCCCTTGGTCGGTAGCTGCCACAAGTTTACAAATGAGAGAAGCTTCTAGCTAGCTTGGCACGTAGCTAACAGTGTTAGCCAGCCATCTAGTTGGCGAAATGTAATTTACATCTAGCACTTTCTTTGTTGACGATGCTATATTTGAAGATGTCTTTCTTTTTCGACAGGCTTGCAAGTGGAATGGATTATTTAACGTTGGGGAGGACTTCGATGATGAGGTGCTGCAAACTGATTTACACAGTCAGTGATTATCACCTGCTGATATGAAAGTTATGACAGATTATAGCCCTCTGTATAAATTCTCAGATTGAAATCACAAGTAATGTAGAGTACTGTTGTGAAACTATTTAGTCTGAACACCTCTGCCTTTCTTTGAATATGAGTtatacaattgtgtgtgtgtgtgtgtgtgtgtgtgtgtgtgtgtgtgtgtgtgtgtgtgtgtgtgtgtgtgtgtgtgtgtgtgtgtgtctcttaggATCTCCTTGAGATGGACTGGTCTGCTCCATCAGTGTCTGCTAGCACAGTGTCCTCTGCAGCACAGTCCTGTTTCCTCCGTTCAACTGCAGCATCAACTCCTGCTGCCTCCTACGGCCAGAATAACTCACATCAACCATCCACAGAAGGCATACTTGCCCATAGGGGCCTGTCGAATGGCCCAGGGTCAGAGAATGCAACACCGAGCAGTGTAGGGCAGTCTGCTGCTTTGGGTTTGAGACATCTCTCTACATCTAAACCACTGCCCTcattccctcttccccctctccaccttcCTACACTGAGTAGGGGACCGTGTACAGTTACCCAACAGAGCTCCTCACCAGCTCAACAGATGAAGTCAAACACAACAGGACAGCAAGAGGCCCCCTCGCCGCAGGATGACTTTGATGATTGGGATGTTGACCTGGCAGACCTAGATGAAAGTGATCCACAGATGAGCACTTGGGCTCAGGTCCAAGAAACTGCTCCAGCTGCAGATCTAACCAAGCCCAGTGATGACTCTGTATCCCCAGCCAAAAGACTACGGCCCACAGCCTGTGGTGGTGCTCAAACCGGGCCCAGTGTGGGTCTGAGAGGATTCAGTACCTCTAATCAAACGTCTGGTCTTCCCAGTAGTAATATACTCCACAGGTCCTCATTCCCTGGCCCCTTCGCCTCTCCCCGCCCTGATCCTAGTGCTACTTTCCTCCTAGCTCCACCCCAGAGCCCAGTGTTTCCTGGCCTCACCATGGCCTCCAGCCCCTTCCCCAGGCCTGTGACCCCCAGGCCAGTCAGAGGGCTTCCTTCCCAGGTACAGAGGCCCTGGGCTACACCTCTGGCTCAGGGACGCAGCCTTTTTGACCCCATCTCCCCAGCCCCCTCTAGTAGGTTTGGTGGACCCATGCCTTCCCCCAGTCTCACCCCCCGTTCCCTCCACACGCCCGTCTTCACTAACCACTTGATTCAGCTGGTGTCCAACTCCAACAAGACCCCCCAGAGACCCAGTTCTGACCACATCCGGCCCAATACCCGCCGCTTCCCCGGGCCTGCAGGAATCCTACCACAACAGGTGTCTCTTTCTGCTTCTGTCCCTACCTGCCTCTCTATCTGTTTATTTGTAGTCTAACTAATCTCAGCAGTCAGCAATGTGCTTGGTTGTGATACTAAGCTACTGCGGGGTTCCATTCTCTCTCCTTAAAGCAGCTCCGTGGGCAGAGCCTGGATGACATTGTGGTGGCCATTCCTCAGACACCTGCACATGGGGCCGTGGCTCGACTGCCCAGTCAGGTACTATCACACTGATGTGTAGCCTATACATTTACAGAATGTATCATGTGTCATCATATTAATTAACCTTCTTATCCATTATTTATTATATCATGTTGCTTTATGAAcatgtgttgtgatgtgtctgggtttgtgtgtgtaaaaaaaactTGTCCAGGTTCCCAGCTCTCAGACTGAGGAAGAGGATTTCAGTGGAGGTCCGTGGGCAGCGATGAAGGCAGAGATGGGATTGGACGAAAGGAACTCCTCCTGTTTTCTGCACTCTTACAGCGTGGCCATGGTCCTCCGCAAGGTGACCAGAACATTTAGCGTTATCCAAATTACACAGCCTACGGTAGCGTAAATGGCATGAAAGGTGACTGAAAGGCTAACCGTGTTCAGGCTGTGCGTGGCCATGTACCCTTCAACAATATGCAGAATTTAACATAGCATATTTAATGTTAGAAGCTTTAAATGCCATATCAACTggtgcaaaaatgtaatatttgcATAACACCGTTTGCATAATTTGACTTCATGAGCATGTTTTTTTGCACCCAGGGCAGCCTCCCTGATAGAAGTTGATGGGGTGTTTTTCTCTATGTTAATGGCCCTTGTCTCTGTGGTGGCGGTCTATCAGTATAATCAGGACAAATGACAGGCCTGTCTCTGTGGTGGCGGTATATCAGTATAATCAGGACAAATGACAGGCCTGTTCCTGTGGTGGCGGTCTATCAGTATAATCAGGACAAATGACAGGCCTGTTCATGTGGTGGCGGTATATCAGTATAATCAGGACAAATCACAGGCCTGTTCCTGTGGTGGCGGTATATCTGTATAATCACAACAAATGACAGGCCTGTTCCTGTGGTGGCGGTATATCAGTATAATCAGGACAAATGACAGGCCTGTTCCTGTGGTGGCGGTATATCAGTATAATCAGGACAAATGACAGGCCTGTTCCTGTGGTGGCGGTCTATCAGTATAATCAGGACAAATGACAGGCCTGTTCCTGTGGTGGCGGTATATCAGTATAATCAGGACAAATGACAGGCCTGTTCCTGTGGTGGCGGTCTATCAGTATAATCAGGACAAATGACAGGCCTGTTCCTGTGGTGGCGGTCTATCAGTATAATCAGGACAAATGACAGGCCTGTCTCTGTGGTGGCGGTATATCAGTATAATCAGGACAAATGACAGGCCTGTCTCTGTGGTGACGGTCTATCAGTATAATCAGGACAAATGACAGGCCTGTTCCTGTGGTGGTGGTCTATCAGTATAATCAGGACAAATGACAGGCCTGTCTCTGTGGTGGCGGTATATCAGTATAATCAGGACAAATGACAGGCCTGTTCCTGTGGTGGCGGTCTATCAGTATAATCAGGACAAATGACAGGCCTGTTCCTGTGGTGGCGGTCTATCAGTATAATCAGGACAAATGACAGGCCTGTTCCTGTGGTGCCGGTCTATCAGTATAATCAGGACAAATGACATACCGCCACCACAGGAACAGGCCTGTCATTTGTCCTGATTATACTGATAGACCGGCACCACAGGAACAGGCCTGTCATTTGTCCTGATTATACTGATATACCGCCACCACAGGAACAGGCCTATCAGTATAATCAGGATAAATGACAGGCCTGTTCCTGTGGTGTTAGTAGTTATTATCCCAATCATGATCACACATGAATCATCTTaatggttattctgttgttttccACAGTCTTAATGTGCCACTGCTAATGGCAACTCTGCATGAGTAATTGAACTGTTTAATTAATTAAAGTTAATGATTGGCAGTTGTTTGAACTTGTTTTGTAGTGCTCTAATACGAAGgtctctgtcactcactcactcactcactcactcactcactcatttacTCACTCAGGCGGCCCTGAAACAGCTGGCGAAGAACAAGGTCCCCAACATGGCTGTGGTACTAAAGAGCATCCTCCACACACACGCTGATGCCAAGGCTGTGTTCAGGGATCCCACAGGTAAGGCCTACTGGTGGTAAGGTTGTGCTTGTAGGTAGAACTGGTCACACAGCCATTGTAGTGAGTGTGTGGCTGGCGGTTTGTGTGTACGCCACTGAGAATTCACCTGAATTCGCTTCACACACCATGTGATTCAGTAGAAGACATCTGGTTTGTTTCATTGTCCCTAGGGCCCTCTTTCCTCCATttttctgtgtctttctctcattttcttgcagttcctctctctttctctgtgagtACTGCTTGAACCTAGCAGGTCATCATGGCCTCAGGAGAGCCAGCGTGAGGACTCCTGAGCACATCTATTATAGTAGATACTTAACCTTAGTGTTGTGCTTATTAGTGATTCTATCATCATGGATCAGTGTCAAATGAACGGGTATTAGCTACATTATTAGCTACATGCTGATCACCACGGACTACTAAGTCTCAGTCATCTGTGCATTTCCCTCCTGAAGTGTGTCCCATGGTGCTACCTGTCAACAGATTACCACCGGAGGGGGATGCACTGATTACTACACTAACTGTTGTCATTAGTAGGAATAATGTGATCAGTGTGCTCCATTTGGTATGAATCAATcacatgtattttataaagccattCTTACATCCACAGTTGTCACAGAGCgctatacagatacccagcctaaaaccctaaaaagcaagcaatgcagaagcacagtggctaggtgTGCTGTTTTGCTCTGATTGCACCAGTAGAGCACAGTAGTAATatgtgtgtctgactgactgtaggAGAGATGCAGGGCACAGTGCACCGGCGCCTCCTAGAGGACAGACTAGGGGAGCTCAAGACAGGGGCTGTACTGCTGCTCAAACAGGTAGGACTTCCACAGGCCACACACCTCACTATTTACTGGTGTttcattacaaatcatttgttgGATTCTTCTTCTTCAAAATGATTGATGAGCCACTCACaataaaatctcaaaaacaaattgtgtgtgtgtgtaaagttgaTCATTTTTGCACTATGTTAGATGTAGACCCATAATGAGTTGTCTCTTCATGAAGGTGGGCGTGTTCTCTCCGTCCCACCGTAACCACTACCTGAACGTGACACCCAACAACCTCCTGAGGATCTACCCTCCTGACGGCTCGACCCTGTCCTCCACACAGACCCAGCTGCTCCCACTCCACCTGGTGAGAGACCACTACCAAGGCCTGGAGGACATCTTGTTGTTATCCTAGGCTGTTGGGAGTTTGATGTGACAATGACAAATCATTGATGAGTAAAACTTGGTGTCTTGACAGATGTTTTGTATTTGTTTGTCTAACTCTACTGTTGAATGTAGGAGCCAATGTTGGAATCACCTGATCAGTCCTCCAGTGTCCCAGGAGTCCCTGTGTCTCAGATGGAGTTGttctatgatgatgatgatgaagaggatgtTCGGGCCCCACTGGTCTCTGCAGACTCTGGAGCGGGCTCCTCTAGTGTTCCACAGGGCCCCCCTGCTGCACCACTGGACCTGTCCTGGGACGCAGGTGGGACTTGGATATGCATATGAGTGTATGTTCTTGGTAAACCAATCAGCAGCTCcaccctgtgtgtttgtttgattgaatttgtctctgtgtgttgtgcagATGACCTTGATGAGCTTCTTGGGGAGTTGCCTGTTGAGTCCTACTGCCTCTGACACCTGCCCACCTAACCCTTACAGATAAGGTACCTTTATACAGGGGAGATGTGGGACAACTAAACCGTCACTTACATGTGAATTTGAGTTTGACGCATTCTGACTGCACGTTGGATGCCTTTCTACCTGATTCCCCCGGAGAATCTTGTTGCCTGAAGTGCTATCATTTTGTGTTTGGTGTGCTGTGACCATTAATCTTACCGGTATAAATTGCATGTCggctgtgtgggggggggactcTGAGGTGTTGGGAACTGGGACTGTCCCTCCCGCGTCTCCCCAATTTGAATGAACAGTCATCCCCCTGTTTGAAGACCTGCTGGCTGatgttttgtatatttttttacgtCACTGTGCAGTCTCCTCTAAATCATAGCTAACTACTGTATGTGCACATAATGTCTTGTAAAACATGTATATATTAAAGACTGTTCAATAATACACTATACACAACTGAAATGGTCTCTGATTTTCTTGTCTCTCTAATTTGCGGTCTTTGGAGTGATTGAGAATTAAAATGCATGAGAATGTTCTTACTGATAGGAACAGTATATGGAAAATCAAACATTACAATTAAATGTCCATTTAAACCCTGGCTTGATTGATCTACACTTCTGGTTTAATTGCATCGTGGTGGTGTGCTGTAATTAGGCACCGGTGTTGCAAGATTTCATTGGAGAGGCAGAGTATCCTGCTGTTCATAGCCACTGTCTATTAATTGGAACTGCAAATCTTTTTTTCAATTTaaagtttttaaatgtttttcttgTCTTTCAGTCAACTAACACTATTTTAAACATTGATGGCGCTGATGAAATGTGGTGTGAACTAAAGTATCAGCCTGAAGTGAAGGACCTTCAACATTGTCTCCTGGAGCCTCCTGACTGTCATTCTGTACCATGCTCTTCTTTCTCCATTTCTGTCTTATTGctatctcctctgtctctcctcttcctctggctATGTTCTGTTCTGCTCCAGCCTGTTTACCATGCATTACAATTGTGTAGAGACTTTAGGGGAGGGATTTCCTGGGGTTTTAGTCTCTGTGGAGTTAAATCCTTCTTTCCTGCATGGCCAAATATATTCATCCAGCTCTGTCTGGTGGGTGCCCTGGGCGGCTGGGACAGTCACAGCCTGACAAATGGGGTCTTATCTGGGCTAAAACAGCAGGATGGGAGGCCCACGCCAAAACTTCACCACCACCAACCCCTCCTCAGAGGCATCACTAAACATCCAGATCAGCCTTACTTTCTGTACTACCCCACCCACCCCTCCAAACTTCACTTGTAGACAGACTGACCTACAAATCATATCATCTTGCATCCTAATTAACTACTCAATATTGACCAGTCAGTCAACATTTTCCCATGATACATCACTgttttgatgctctcgaacatGACCATGGTCTTTTACCTGTGGAACTTTTGGTCATATATCCCATTTTCCTTACCTGAACATGTACTACCAGTAGGGGGCAGTGGCTCACCCCCCACTGCTGTGTTTTGCCTTACAGGCAGTGTCAGTGTGTATGTAAGACTTATTAAAGTCTCAGCTGGTAAGATCTGAGCTATTGGAGGGTAAACTCTACTGTCGTCTGCACATGTTCCAATTATATATAGGTGTAACAAGGTGGGTCTAGACGGCTCAGGTCCAGTGCTGTACTTTGTATTCCCATGCTGAAACCAGATGTGTGTATACATaatgccgttcaaaagtttggggtcccttagaaatgtccttgttttccatgaaaacatgcatgaaatgagttgcaaaatgaagaggaaatatagtcaagatattgacaaggttataaataatgtttatttttataataattgtgtccttccaactttgctttcgtcaaagaatcctccatttacAGAAATTACAG
This genomic stretch from Salmo trutta chromosome 32, fSalTru1.1, whole genome shotgun sequence harbors:
- the LOC115171549 gene encoding ankyrin repeat and SOCS box protein 16-like — translated: MSRDTFTFSSAALHSLKVDQELQEWEDKRQALAHRRAMSRPPVSRASRPPPRQQRGLQEIRVYEARCRDTTIHNTFMCGDMKGVHTVLKDPCMVNALMETVHEEMVWAPELGMWTMSSKIKQTSALRLAASKGHSGCVEELLFRGAEVDADPGGSTALHDACIGGHDSCIQLLLSHGADPDLLAEDSSAPLHLCNTAQTFQCAELLVTGGAEVNVLTSETKLTPLHVVARRGLEEHVKLFLSHGADVSARNREGETPLNAACGGAERPAEAGRYLRVVQMLLGAGAEPCTAGRKHHTPLHNACSNCSPRIAEILLQHGAKADVQNCAGYCMDCLLQVVEDYPDQHPEAVARSLLNHGAKAGKSLMLKLCLLSPATLEVMLNCYAVVPSCEEWMQSIPLEIHETHQGFFDSVRQMTSQPRSLQHLCRCALRRHLGKGIDAAISRLDIPSSLMEYLLLRNDGEIQ
- the LOC115171548 gene encoding uncharacterized protein C17orf53 homolog isoform X1, translating into MTAMACKWNGLFNVGEDFDDEDLLEMDWSAPSVSASTVSSAAQSCFLRSTAASTPAASYGQNNSHQPSTEGILAHRGLSNGPGSENATPSSVGQSAALGLRHLSTSKPLPSFPLPPLHLPTLSRGPCTVTQQSSSPAQQMKSNTTGQQEAPSPQDDFDDWDVDLADLDESDPQMSTWAQVQETAPAADLTKPSDDSVSPAKRLRPTACGGAQTGPSVGLRGFSTSNQTSGLPSSNILHRSSFPGPFASPRPDPSATFLLAPPQSPVFPGLTMASSPFPRPVTPRPVRGLPSQVQRPWATPLAQGRSLFDPISPAPSSRFGGPMPSPSLTPRSLHTPVFTNHLIQLVSNSNKTPQRPSSDHIRPNTRRFPGPAGILPQQQLRGQSLDDIVVAIPQTPAHGAVARLPSQVPSSQTEEEDFSGGPWAAMKAEMGLDERNSSCFLHSYSVAMVLRKAALKQLAKNKVPNMAVVLKSILHTHADAKAVFRDPTGEMQGTVHRRLLEDRLGELKTGAVLLLKQVGVFSPSHRNHYLNVTPNNLLRIYPPDGSTLSSTQTQLLPLHLEPMLESPDQSSSVPGVPVSQMELFYDDDDEEDVRAPLVSADSGAGSSSVPQGPPAAPLDLSWDADDLDELLGELPVESYCL
- the LOC115171548 gene encoding uncharacterized protein C17orf53 homolog isoform X3, with product MTAMACKWNGLFNVGEDFDDEDLLEMDWSAPSVSASTVSSAAQSCFLRSTAASTPAASYGQNNSHQPSTEGILAHRGLSNGPGSENATPSSVGQSAALGLRHLSTSKPLPSFPLPPLHLPTLSRGPCTVTQQSSSPAQQMKSNTTGQQEAPSPQDDFDDWDVDLADLDESDPQMSTWAQVQETAPAADLTKPSDDSVSPAKRLRPTACGGAQTGPSVGLRGFSTSNQTSGLPSSNILHRSSFPGPFASPRPDPSATFLLAPPQSPVFPGLTMASSPFPRPVTPRPVRGLPSQVQRPWATPLAQGRSLFDPISPAPSSRFGGPMPSPSLTPRSLHTPVFTNHLIQLVSNSNKTPQRPSSDHIRPNTRRFPGPAGILPQQLRGQSLDDIVVAIPQTPAHGAVARLPSQVPSSQTEEEDFSGGPWAAMKAEMGLDERNSSCFLHSYSVAMVLRKAALKQLAKNKVPNMAVVLKSILHTHADAKAVFRDPTGEMQGTVHRRLLEDRLGELKTGAVLLLKQVGVFSPSHRNHYLNVTPNNLLRIYPPDGSTLSSTQTQLLPLHLEPMLESPDQSSSVPGVPVSQMELFYDDDDEEDVRAPLVSADSGAGSSSVPQGPPAAPLDLSWDADDLDELLGELPVESYCL
- the LOC115171548 gene encoding uncharacterized protein C17orf53 homolog isoform X2 — protein: MDYLTLGRTSMMRCCKLIYTDLLEMDWSAPSVSASTVSSAAQSCFLRSTAASTPAASYGQNNSHQPSTEGILAHRGLSNGPGSENATPSSVGQSAALGLRHLSTSKPLPSFPLPPLHLPTLSRGPCTVTQQSSSPAQQMKSNTTGQQEAPSPQDDFDDWDVDLADLDESDPQMSTWAQVQETAPAADLTKPSDDSVSPAKRLRPTACGGAQTGPSVGLRGFSTSNQTSGLPSSNILHRSSFPGPFASPRPDPSATFLLAPPQSPVFPGLTMASSPFPRPVTPRPVRGLPSQVQRPWATPLAQGRSLFDPISPAPSSRFGGPMPSPSLTPRSLHTPVFTNHLIQLVSNSNKTPQRPSSDHIRPNTRRFPGPAGILPQQQLRGQSLDDIVVAIPQTPAHGAVARLPSQVPSSQTEEEDFSGGPWAAMKAEMGLDERNSSCFLHSYSVAMVLRKAALKQLAKNKVPNMAVVLKSILHTHADAKAVFRDPTGEMQGTVHRRLLEDRLGELKTGAVLLLKQVGVFSPSHRNHYLNVTPNNLLRIYPPDGSTLSSTQTQLLPLHLEPMLESPDQSSSVPGVPVSQMELFYDDDDEEDVRAPLVSADSGAGSSSVPQGPPAAPLDLSWDADDLDELLGELPVESYCL